Proteins from one Flavobacterium sp. N2038 genomic window:
- a CDS encoding 3-phosphoshikimate 1-carboxyvinyltransferase — protein sequence MNLKLSTNPQFTIDDSQLNITGSKSETNRLLLLKALFPNITLANTSNSDDSEVMQKALLGNDEIVDIHHAGTAMRFLTAYFAVNEGREVVMTGSSRMQERPIKILVEALAQLGVEISYEKEEGYPPIRIKGKKVTASKVTLAANVSSQYISALLLVASKLENGLELTLEGEITSIPYIKMTLALLTDLDIKTSFDGNVIKVYPKEAVESKEMVVESDWSSASYFFSLVALADVAKITLSSYKENSLQGDSELVSLYEKMGVKTTFQNNKMTLEKVAGFNYQDVNFELNNTPDIAQTIVVTCLGLGIGCYLTGLHTLKIKETDRLEALRIELTKLGANISVTNDSLTLVRSENINHNIHIATYNDHRMAMAFAPLAIKVPIIIDDAEVVSKSYPDFWNDLRALNFQISEL from the coding sequence ATGAATTTAAAATTAAGCACGAATCCGCAATTCACAATTGATGATTCGCAACTAAATATCACAGGTTCTAAAAGCGAAACAAACCGTTTATTATTACTAAAAGCTTTATTTCCAAATATCACGTTAGCCAATACTTCAAACTCAGATGACAGCGAAGTAATGCAGAAAGCACTTCTTGGCAATGACGAAATTGTAGATATTCATCATGCAGGAACAGCAATGCGTTTCTTAACGGCTTATTTTGCTGTAAACGAAGGAAGAGAAGTCGTAATGACCGGATCAAGCAGAATGCAGGAACGCCCAATAAAAATTTTAGTAGAAGCTTTGGCTCAATTAGGAGTTGAAATCTCTTATGAAAAAGAAGAAGGTTATCCGCCAATAAGAATTAAAGGGAAAAAAGTTACCGCTTCAAAAGTTACTTTAGCAGCAAATGTGAGCAGTCAGTATATTTCGGCACTTTTATTAGTAGCTTCAAAACTAGAAAATGGTTTAGAACTTACTTTAGAGGGAGAAATTACTTCAATCCCATATATCAAAATGACTTTGGCTTTGTTGACAGATTTAGATATTAAAACGAGTTTTGACGGAAACGTAATTAAAGTTTATCCAAAAGAAGCGGTAGAATCTAAAGAAATGGTGGTAGAATCAGATTGGAGTTCAGCATCTTATTTCTTTAGTCTTGTGGCTTTGGCTGATGTTGCAAAAATTACTTTAAGCAGTTATAAAGAAAACAGTCTTCAGGGAGATTCTGAACTGGTTTCTCTTTATGAAAAAATGGGTGTGAAAACAACTTTCCAAAACAATAAAATGACTTTGGAAAAAGTGGCAGGTTTTAATTATCAGGATGTAAATTTTGAATTAAACAATACACCGGATATCGCCCAGACAATCGTGGTTACTTGTTTAGGTTTGGGAATCGGATGCTATTTAACAGGTCTTCATACTTTAAAAATTAAAGAAACAGACAGACTTGAAGCTTTAAGAATCGAGTTGACAAAATTAGGCGCAAATATTTCGGTTACAAACGATAGCTTAACTTTGGTGCGTTCTGAAAATATCAATCACAATATACACATTGCAACATACAACGATCACCGTATGGCAATGGCCTTTGCACCGCTGGCAATCAAAGTGCCAATTATTATTGATGATGCAGAAGTAGTTTCAAAATCATACCCGGATTTCTGGAATGATTTAAGAGCTTTAAACTTTCAAATCTCAGAATTATAG
- the queA gene encoding tRNA preQ1(34) S-adenosylmethionine ribosyltransferase-isomerase QueA: protein MKLSHFNFNLPKELLAEFPAENRDESRLMVIDRQKQTIEHKMFKDVINYFDDGDVLILNNTKVFPARLYGNKEKTGARIEVFLLRELNSEQRLWDVLVDPARKIRIGNKLYFGDDDSLVAEVIDNTTSRGRTLRFLYDGSYEEFRNKLTELGETPIPKYINREVTAEDAERYQTIYAKEEGAVAAPTAGLHFSKHLLKKLEIKGVNFAEVTLHVGLGTFNPVEVEDLSKHKMDSEELIIRQDACDIVNDAKAKKKRICAVGTTSMRAIESSVSSANTLNPYEGWTNKFIFPPHDFSIANCMITNFHTPKSTLLMMISAFCGHDLMKRAYDEAIKEEYKFYSYGDAMLIL from the coding sequence ATGAAATTATCACACTTCAATTTCAATTTACCGAAAGAACTTTTAGCGGAATTTCCAGCAGAGAATAGAGATGAATCTCGTTTAATGGTAATTGACCGTCAAAAACAAACTATAGAGCATAAAATGTTTAAAGATGTTATCAACTATTTTGATGACGGAGACGTTTTAATTCTTAATAATACAAAAGTTTTCCCTGCACGTTTGTATGGAAACAAAGAAAAAACCGGAGCGAGAATTGAAGTTTTCTTATTAAGAGAATTAAATTCAGAGCAACGTCTTTGGGACGTTTTAGTAGATCCGGCCAGAAAAATCCGTATCGGTAATAAACTTTATTTTGGTGACGACGATTCGTTAGTTGCTGAGGTAATCGATAATACAACTTCTCGTGGTAGAACTTTACGTTTCTTATACGATGGTTCTTATGAAGAATTCAGAAACAAATTGACAGAACTTGGAGAAACTCCAATTCCTAAATACATCAATAGAGAAGTTACTGCTGAAGATGCTGAAAGATATCAAACTATTTATGCAAAAGAAGAAGGAGCTGTAGCTGCACCAACTGCAGGTTTACACTTCTCAAAACACCTTTTGAAAAAATTAGAAATCAAAGGAGTGAATTTTGCTGAAGTTACTTTACATGTAGGTTTGGGAACTTTTAACCCGGTTGAGGTTGAAGATTTGTCTAAGCACAAAATGGATTCTGAAGAATTAATCATCAGACAAGATGCTTGTGATATTGTAAACGATGCAAAAGCAAAGAAAAAACGTATTTGTGCAGTTGGAACAACTTCTATGCGTGCAATCGAAAGTTCTGTTTCTTCTGCAAATACTTTAAATCCTTACGAAGGCTGGACAAATAAATTTATTTTCCCTCCTCACGATTTTAGTATTGCAAACTGTATGATTACTAATTTCCATACACCAAAATCAACATTATTAATGATGATTTCTGCTTTCTGTGGTCACGACTTAATGAAAAGAGCTTACGACGAAGCGATCAAAGAAGAATACAAATTCTATTCTTACGGAGACGCAATGTTAATATTATAA
- the kynU gene encoding kynureninase, whose amino-acid sequence MTFQNTREFARELDSKDTLNHYQEQFIFPKVNDKRVIYFTGNSLGLQPKRTKAYIDEVMNDWAELAVEGHFYAEKPWWDYQERFAEPLSKIVGALPSEVTVMNTLTVNLHLLMVSFYQPKGKRYKIICEEKAFPSDQYMFQSQVHFHGYKPEDAIVEIKRREGEHNIRLEDVLAKIEEVGEELALVLIGGVNYYTGQVFDIKTITEAGQKAGAKVGWDLAHAAGNIKLELHDWNVDFAAWCSYKYMNSGPGNASGCFVHERHHNNPDLPRFAGWWGHNKERRFKMEPTFDPVHGAGGWQISNLPVLSLAPYLASVEMFAEVGMDALIAKRDHITSYLEFILHEIDKEVESTFEIITPSNPEERASQLSVFLHGEGRSLFDYLMKNGVITDWREPNVIRLAPVPLYCSYEDMYDFGQILKKGILGK is encoded by the coding sequence ATGACTTTTCAAAATACACGCGAATTTGCACGAGAGCTAGATTCGAAAGACACACTAAACCACTATCAGGAACAATTTATTTTTCCTAAAGTAAATGATAAACGAGTTATCTATTTTACAGGAAACTCGTTAGGATTACAACCTAAACGTACCAAAGCTTATATCGATGAAGTAATGAATGATTGGGCAGAATTGGCGGTAGAAGGTCACTTTTATGCAGAAAAACCTTGGTGGGATTATCAGGAAAGATTTGCAGAACCGTTAAGTAAAATTGTTGGAGCGCTTCCGTCAGAAGTTACAGTAATGAATACTTTGACAGTAAACCTTCATTTATTGATGGTTTCATTTTATCAGCCAAAAGGGAAACGATATAAAATCATCTGCGAAGAAAAAGCATTTCCATCTGATCAGTATATGTTTCAGAGTCAGGTTCATTTTCATGGATATAAACCAGAAGATGCGATTGTAGAAATTAAACGTCGTGAAGGAGAACATAATATTCGTCTTGAAGATGTTTTGGCCAAAATTGAAGAAGTTGGAGAGGAACTGGCTTTGGTTTTAATTGGTGGAGTAAATTATTATACCGGACAAGTTTTTGATATTAAAACCATAACTGAAGCAGGACAAAAAGCGGGAGCAAAAGTAGGCTGGGATTTAGCACACGCTGCGGGAAATATCAAATTAGAACTTCATGACTGGAATGTAGATTTTGCCGCTTGGTGCAGTTATAAATACATGAATTCAGGACCTGGAAATGCTTCAGGCTGTTTTGTTCACGAAAGACATCACAATAATCCTGATTTACCTCGTTTTGCAGGTTGGTGGGGACACAATAAAGAACGTCGTTTTAAAATGGAACCGACTTTTGATCCCGTTCATGGAGCAGGAGGATGGCAAATTAGTAATCTTCCGGTGCTTTCACTGGCGCCATATTTAGCTTCAGTAGAAATGTTTGCTGAGGTAGGAATGGATGCTTTGATAGCAAAACGAGATCATATTACTTCTTATTTAGAATTTATTTTGCATGAAATTGATAAAGAAGTAGAAAGCACTTTTGAAATCATTACCCCATCAAATCCAGAGGAGAGAGCTTCACAATTATCTGTTTTTCTTCATGGTGAAGGAAGAAGCTTATTTGATTATTTAATGAAAAACGGAGTAATTACAGATTGGCGTGAACCAAACGTAATACGTCTGGCCCCAGTTCCGTTATATTGCTCTTATGAAGATATGTACGACTTCGGACAGATTTTGAAAAAAGGAATTTTAGGGAAGTAA
- a CDS encoding YMGG-like glycine zipper-containing protein: MKGLYILLAVILFASCQNQSKENINKAKQASIDSMKVEISKQRVIDSMKTEMAKIKEEQKTEAQKVVVVHHNDGTSTAATTTSKKKGWSSTAKGAVIGAGVGAATGAIVSKKKGEGAIIGGLAGAGVGAGTGAIIDSKKKKE, from the coding sequence ATGAAAGGCTTATATATTTTATTAGCAGTAATTCTTTTCGCTTCTTGTCAAAATCAAAGCAAGGAAAATATAAATAAAGCCAAGCAAGCCAGCATTGACTCGATGAAAGTTGAAATTAGTAAACAACGTGTTATCGATTCGATGAAAACAGAAATGGCAAAAATTAAAGAAGAACAAAAAACAGAAGCTCAGAAAGTTGTTGTTGTACATCACAATGACGGAACATCAACTGCTGCAACTACAACTTCCAAAAAGAAAGGATGGAGTTCAACTGCTAAAGGCGCTGTAATTGGAGCCGGAGTTGGTGCTGCAACCGGAGCAATTGTGAGTAAGAAAAAAGGAGAGGGAGCTATTATTGGCGGATTGGCCGGAGCAGGTGTTGGGGCCGGAACAGGTGCAATTATAGACAGTAAGAAGAAAAAAGAATAG